GTATGAGTGACGCTGTGGTCCCGTGTGGCGCGGCACGCGCATTGCCTGGACGGCCTCGTAGAGAGTTATGTCAATGAGGGCTTCGTGGATGCCGGAGACGATGGCGTCCCGATAGCGAAGCCGCCCCGTGTAGAATGGGTTGGCCAAGATGTCTCTGACGGCGAAGTTGTCAAACCGGCGGCCCTTGCGCGTTCGTAGTCGCCGACCGTTGAGCCAGGATGCCAGTTCCGCCTGGGTCTTCCCTTGCACCCGCATCCTGAAGATGTCAGCTACCGCCTCCGCCTCTTCCGGCACGGGCTCGGGGACGGCACCTTCCCCCTTTTGATAGCCAAATGGTATGGGGCCGGCAGGACGGCCCTGGTGAACCCGCTCTGCTATCCCTTTGCTCGTGTGCTTGGCTAGGCTGTCCGAGAAGTACTGGGCGAAGGCACCCAGCATAGCGACGAACAGCCTCCCCTCTGGCGTGGAGTA
This Candidatus Neomarinimicrobiota bacterium DNA region includes the following protein-coding sequences:
- a CDS encoding recombinase family protein, with the translated sequence DRRPALKALLDACREHRYDVVVVYSLDRWARNLKVILQTFGVLSDGHVAFASVTETIDYSTPEGRLFVAMLGAFAQYFSDSLAKHTSKGIAERVHQGRPAGPIPFGYQKGEGAVPEPVPEEAEAVADIFRMRVQGKTQAELASWLNGRRLRTRKGRRFDNFAVRDILANPFYTGRLRYRDAIVSGIHEALIDITLYEAVQAMRVPRHTGPQRHSYLLRGLVRCARCGGLLWSTSPHHGYTYYRQQASARCCYPAFRR